From Virgibacillus ihumii, the proteins below share one genomic window:
- a CDS encoding MurR/RpiR family transcriptional regulator, translating to MTGAQNYGDKVHFLGMRTSKSLALYFEMMLGNILDNLNQLSLNSDFLYDEALKFKKGDVLVVIALSPYAKHAINFVKYCRKHFDINIVVITDLHTCPIIQDSDAHLISGQSKNRYSIIPAITLMESIIIDIGKKSPHSVSKISKLNEMHQENDITTL from the coding sequence GTGACAGGCGCCCAGAACTATGGGGATAAAGTACATTTTCTTGGGATGAGAACTTCTAAATCATTGGCTCTCTACTTTGAAATGATGCTGGGAAACATACTGGATAATTTAAATCAGTTAAGCTTAAATTCCGATTTTCTTTACGATGAAGCGCTGAAATTTAAAAAAGGCGATGTTTTGGTGGTTATTGCCTTATCCCCTTATGCAAAACATGCCATAAATTTCGTAAAATACTGCAGGAAACATTTTGATATAAATATTGTTGTGATTACTGACTTGCACACATGTCCAATCATACAGGATAGTGACGCCCACCTGATATCAGGTCAAAGCAAAAACAGATACAGTATTATTCCTGCTATCACTTTAATGGAATCAATAATCATAGACATCGGAAAAAAATCCCCTCATTCTGTGAGTAAAATATCGAAATTAAATGAAATGCATCAAGAGAATGATATAACGACATTATGA
- a CDS encoding DUF6119 family protein yields the protein MSASHFTIYRLHTKGEWQQIVDDFNENREEDKKLVKHTNRKFKFTNISKYSLYTSVVKTNPNWGRTLTELVSDLDEIQNIRQSFVLFLKVGDEIFAVTGGNGYQVLDGVKDYNFGLELLSRLIDRNDDVIKRVNDRYFTGNILGGNYQYNRRVTINTEADFNNFFNEIYVALPSKSITKKLGIKINTKKKDYRLLAKDSIKLGKAITLRELDIMLGSVLQLLQETGYDINPFYRLNDKDSVANELDEYLIREFTQYLNSTDYNGTFSIIPYYEVYDAHFITINNDSGVKESYETESDIASLFKKYVELDKNHDDLMSIITHTYLTGEIENSEETRHNLYEHFDVKVTLNSETYWLMGGNWHKVNRSFMEELNKQFVNKVVNGFDHDFRINKMNFWPHQESEGDYNYYHNEVPSLYVLDKILYRNIEICDLLYAENDTMYFIHVKDGLSGDVRVLVDQIEHAMTIIRDGLYYDNGERIFGEFYKRIIGKIKKDDETQSQQSEAAKKFRNDFPDVKSFIRRLRRTKDIIFVFAYRPLQNHDLNRPETIESTAAKLSMVGLTETIKDYDFKLRFMEIERDS from the coding sequence ATGAGTGCCAGCCATTTTACCATATACAGGTTGCATACCAAAGGAGAATGGCAGCAAATAGTTGATGATTTTAACGAAAATAGAGAAGAAGATAAAAAACTCGTAAAGCATACTAACCGTAAATTCAAATTCACTAACATATCAAAATACAGCTTATATACAAGCGTAGTCAAAACGAATCCGAATTGGGGGAGGACTTTGACGGAGCTAGTTAGTGATCTTGACGAGATCCAAAACATAAGGCAATCGTTTGTCTTATTTTTAAAAGTTGGTGATGAAATCTTTGCTGTTACCGGTGGCAATGGCTATCAAGTGCTCGATGGAGTTAAGGACTATAATTTTGGTTTGGAGTTGTTATCCCGGTTAATCGACCGGAATGATGATGTAATTAAGAGGGTAAATGACAGGTACTTTACGGGGAATATTTTGGGTGGCAATTATCAATATAACCGAAGGGTTACAATAAATACAGAAGCGGATTTCAATAATTTTTTCAATGAGATTTATGTCGCATTACCCAGCAAAAGCATTACCAAAAAACTGGGGATCAAAATCAATACAAAGAAAAAGGATTATAGGCTTCTTGCCAAAGATTCAATAAAACTTGGGAAGGCAATTACACTAAGAGAGCTCGACATCATGCTAGGCTCCGTATTACAGTTATTACAAGAAACAGGCTATGACATCAATCCCTTTTATAGATTGAATGATAAAGATAGTGTGGCAAATGAATTGGATGAATATCTAATTCGAGAATTCACCCAATATCTGAACTCTACTGATTATAACGGGACTTTTAGTATTATTCCTTACTATGAAGTATACGATGCCCATTTTATAACAATAAACAATGATTCCGGGGTCAAAGAGAGCTATGAAACAGAAAGTGACATAGCATCATTGTTCAAGAAATACGTAGAATTAGATAAAAATCATGATGATCTAATGTCAATTATAACTCACACGTATTTAACTGGTGAAATTGAAAATAGTGAAGAAACTAGGCACAATTTGTATGAACATTTTGATGTGAAAGTTACGCTGAATAGTGAAACATATTGGCTTATGGGTGGGAATTGGCATAAAGTTAACAGGTCGTTCATGGAAGAATTAAACAAGCAATTTGTTAATAAAGTAGTAAACGGATTCGACCATGATTTTAGAATTAATAAAATGAATTTTTGGCCACATCAAGAGAGTGAAGGAGACTATAATTATTATCATAATGAAGTTCCATCTTTATATGTTTTAGATAAAATTCTGTACCGCAATATAGAAATATGTGACTTGCTATATGCGGAAAACGATACAATGTACTTTATACATGTTAAAGATGGTTTATCTGGTGACGTTAGAGTTTTAGTAGATCAAATTGAGCATGCCATGACAATCATACGTGATGGATTGTATTATGATAATGGAGAAAGGATTTTTGGAGAATTTTATAAGCGTATTATTGGGAAAATTAAAAAGGACGATGAAACTCAATCGCAGCAATCTGAAGCTGCTAAAAAATTCCGGAATGATTTTCCGGACGTGAAAAGTTTCATCCGTAGATTGCGAAGAACAAAGGATATAATTTTTGTGTTTGCTTATCGACCGCTTCAGAACCATGATCTAAACAGACCAGAAACTATCGAGTCCACTGCAGCAAAATTATCTATGGTTGGATTAACTGAGACGATAAAGGACTATGATTTTAAACTTAGATTTATGGAAATTGAACGGGATAGTTAA
- a CDS encoding transposase — MGRKKRVWVPNSFYHVVCRGNRRDALFKDEGDFKTFLHILQQVHKKIPFELASYCLMTNHFHLQIRSKEQPISKVMSLINKRYADYYNTKNRITGHVFEKRYYDKLIGTKQGMLEVSRYIHLNPVDADMVNHAQNYNGAVSGIISIFPAILL, encoded by the coding sequence ATGGGTCGTAAAAAGCGGGTTTGGGTACCAAATTCATTCTATCACGTTGTCTGCCGCGGCAATCGTCGGGATGCACTTTTCAAAGACGAAGGTGATTTTAAGACCTTTCTTCATATCCTGCAACAAGTCCATAAGAAAATCCCCTTTGAACTCGCTTCCTATTGTTTGATGACCAACCATTTTCACCTGCAAATACGCTCCAAAGAACAGCCTATTTCCAAGGTTATGTCACTGATAAACAAGCGCTACGCCGATTATTATAACACGAAGAACAGAATCACCGGTCATGTGTTTGAAAAACGGTATTATGATAAACTTATTGGAACAAAACAGGGAATGCTGGAAGTAAGCCGGTATATCCATTTGAATCCGGTCGATGCCGACATGGTGAACCATGCACAAAACTACAATGGAGCAGTTTCCGGTATTATATCCATATTTCCCGCCATCCTCTTGTGA
- a CDS encoding phosphoribosyltransferase-like protein, which produces MPLTNQHAVYCINLHFNFSRARNSVDFNLIDNIVIMDDLSGTGKTITKYIDSLHNRYPFITKHKKIYIMLIECTEQAENRISDFGKNIT; this is translated from the coding sequence ATGCCCCTCACAAACCAGCACGCAGTATATTGTATCAATCTTCATTTTAATTTTAGTCGTGCTAGGAATAGCGTGGATTTTAATCTAATTGATAATATTGTAATTATGGATGACTTAAGCGGTACAGGAAAAACAATTACCAAATATATAGATTCCTTGCATAATCGATATCCTTTTATTACAAAGCATAAAAAAATATATATTATGCTAATAGAGTGTACAGAACAGGCTGAGAATCGTATCAGCGATTTCGGAAAAAACATAACTTGA